In Cervus elaphus chromosome 7, mCerEla1.1, whole genome shotgun sequence, the following proteins share a genomic window:
- the LOC122697020 gene encoding LOW QUALITY PROTEIN: protein regulator of cytokinesis 1-like (The sequence of the model RefSeq protein was modified relative to this genomic sequence to represent the inferred CDS: inserted 3 bases in 2 codons; deleted 1 base in 1 codon), which yields MRRSEVLAEESILCLQKALNHLREIWELIGIPEDQRLQRTEVVKKHIKDLLDMMIAEEESLKERLIKSIAVCQKELNTLCSELNVEPFHEEGETTILQLEKDLRTQVELSRKQKKERKQELKILQEQDQELCEILCMPYYEIDSTSVPSLEELNQFRQHVATLRETKASRREEFVNIKRQIILCMEELEHTPDTSFERDVVCEDEEAFCLSLENIATLQKLLWQLEVRKAQNEAVCEGLRAQIRELWDRLQIPAEEREAVATVMTGSKAKVRKALQLEVDRLEELKMQNMKKVIEAIRVEVAQHWDKCFYSQEQRRAFAAYYSEDYTENLLQLHEAEIVRLRNYYEVHKELFEGVQKREESWRLFLEFERKASDPSRFTNRGGNLLKEEKQRAKLQKTLPKLEEELKARIEMWEQEHSKAFVVNGQKFMEYMXEQWEMHWLEKXRAKQERQLKNKQTETEMLYGSTPRTPNKRRGLAPSTPGKVRKLNTTTMSNATANSSIRPVFSGTVYRSPVSRLPPSGSKPVITSTCSGEKTPCAVKHGANKENLELNGSILSGMFT from the exons ATGAGGAGAAGTGAAGTGCTGGCAGAGGAGTCCATACTATGTCTCCAGAAAGCCCTGAATCACCTTCGGGAAATATGGGAATTGATTGGCATTCCAGAGGACCAGCGGTTACAAAGAACTGAGGTTGTAAAGAAGCACATCAAGGACCTCCTGGATATGATGATTGCTGAAGAGGAAAGCCTGAAGGAAAGACTTATAAAAAGCATAGCCGTCTGTCAAAAAGAACTGAACACTCTGTGCAGCGAGTTAAATGTTGAGCCTTTTCATGAAGAAGGAGAGACAACCATCTTGCAACTAGAAAAGGATTTGCGTACTCAGGTAGAACTgagtagaaaacagaaaaaggagagaaaacaagaactgaaaattcttcaagaacaAGATCAAGAACTGTGTGAAATTCTTTGCATGCCCTATTATGAAATCGACAGCACCTCAGTTCCCAGCTTAGAAGAGCTGAACCAGTTTAGACAACATGTGGCAACTTTGAGGGAAACAAAGGCATCTAGGCGTGAGGAGTTTGTTAACATAAAGAGACAAATCATACTGTGTATGGAGGAATTAGAGCACACTCCGGACACAAGCTTTGAAAGAGACGTGGTGTGTGAAGATGAAGAAGCCTTCTGTTTATCTCTGGAAAATATTGCAACACTACAGAAGTTGCTCTGGCAGCTGGAAGTGCGAaaagcacaaaatgaagcagtgtGTGAG GGGCTGCGTGCTCAGATACGAGAGCTCTGGGATAGGTTGCAAATACCTGCAGAAGAAAGAGAAGCTGTGGCCACGGTTATGACTGGGTCGAAGGCCAAGGTCCGGAAAGCGCTGCAGTTAGAAGTGGATCGGTTGGAAGAACTGAAAATGCAAAACATGAAGAAGGTGATCGAGGCAATCCGAGTGGAGGTGGCACAGCACTGGGACAAGTGTTTCTACAGCCAGGAGCAGAGGCGGGCGTTCGCCGCCTACTACTCCGAGGACTACACAGAAAATCTGCTCCAGCTCCATGAAGCCGAGATTGTGCGGTTAAGAAACTACTATGAGGTTCACAAAGAACTCTTTGAAGGTGTCCAGAAGCGGGAAGAAAGCTGGAGGCTTTTCTTAGAGTTTGAGAGAAAAGCTTCAGATCCAAGTCGATTTACAAATCGTGGAGGAAATCTTCTaaaagaggaaaagcagagagCCAAGCTCCAAAAAACACTCCCTAAGTTGGAAGAGGAGTTGAAAGCAAGAATTGAAATGTGGGAACAGGAGCATTCAAAGGCATTTGTGGTGAATGGGCAGAAATTCATGGAGTACA GAGAACAGTGGGAGATGCACTGGCTGGAGAA GAGGGCCAAGCAGGAACGACAACTAAAGAACaagcagacagagacagagatgctCTATGGCAGTACTCCGCGAACACCCAACAAGCGGCGAGGACTGGCACCCAGCACTCCAGGCAAAGTGCGCAAGCTGAACACTACCACCATGTCCAATGCTACGGCCAACAGCAGCATTCGGCCTGTCTTTTCGGGGACAGTCTACCGCTCCCCTGTGTCTCGACTTCCACCTTCTGGCAGCAAGCCAGTCATCACTTCCACCTGTTCGGGGGAAAAAACGCCCTGTGCCGTCAAGCATGGAGCCAACAAGGAGAACCTGGAACTCAATGGCAGCATCCTCAGCGGGATGTTCACTTAA